The genomic region ATCTGGATACTATTGGTATTTGATAGCTTTTTTTATATTGTTTCTTGACGAAGGTTTTGATTCAAACGAAGCATCTGCTTGATGAGAATTTTCTGGTGAAAGAGAAAAGTTGGTGGATATGAGTTATAATAGTTTGATTTCGCCTCCGGAATCATTGATCAGTCCAGCTGTTTCTCTGGCAAAAAGTGACAGCTCTATTTCATATTATAGTAAGATCTTTCGCTTAGTTATTCAAACACATATTTGTCTATTTTTCGTCTAATTTCATAATCTGTTGATGGTTGGTTTTGTCTTTCAGATGAGTATCTTGTTGATGATCCCTCAAATGAAAGGTAACTGATGGCCACCTTTCACCATCTCTCTCCTTATTGACAATTAAGAATATAAAGTTGGATGAATCTTGAATCTTACTTGTCGGTCCTATACATAATCTATGATAATGATATGATTGTCTACATTTAGGTCACGTAAAGAAGAATTGGACAATAAAAGTTTAGACTTACAATTAAAGAATCAGCGGTATCTAGGAAATGGAGGTATTGATTCCCATATTTGGTTTCCCCCTGAACCCGAAGATCACGAGGATGATATTGAGGGTAGTGTTGCTACATATGATGATGACGAAGACGAAGAGTACGTTGATGGCGTGAAATGGGGGAAGCCGAGTAATCTTAGTAGTCTTGAACAAGAAGGGAGTGCGAGTTTCAGGTTAAAAGAGGAAACGAAAAAAGTGATGGATGATGTTATGAATGGAAAATTTAAGACACTTGTGGAGCATCTTCTTCAATCTATGGGTATTTCTTGttctgaaaatgatgatgatgatgataattgggtGGATACAGTTACAGCTTTATCATGGGAAGCTGCTTCACATTTGAAACCAGATGCTTTTGAGGGAAAAGCAATGGATCCTGATGGATATGTCAAGGTTAAATGTATTTCAACGGGTGCTCGAAGTCAAAGGTTGTCATATTATCATACTCTCTCATTTCTAATTTTAGCTATTAATTCATTTTGAATGATAACTAACATTCCTATATATCGTTAAATGACTTAAATGATAATTGTCAACGAGAACTATTCTCCTATGACATCGCAAAGACTACCTGCTAATTTTTGTTGAAACACATTGGTATTATTCCAGTGATTGTATATAGAGATCAGTTACAATTTATGTGTAAGAAATATAGCATGCGTCATAAAGTAGTCATATTAGTGTTTTGAACATTGGTTTTTGGATGTACCAAATACGGCTAATATTATTTGCTACACTTTTGTATCTTTCTGTTTGTATAAACTTTTGCATACTTTTTAAACCAATCAAATGTTTCCGTTGACGCCACATGAGAACTAATCGTATTTTCTACTGCCTTTAATATTTTAATCATATTTGGTTTATATGTTGCAGTGAAGTTTTCAAAGGCTTAGTCTTTAAAAAGCATGCAGCTCACAAGCGCATGCCAACAAAATTTAAAAAACCCAAGCTGCTATTGATTAAGGGTGCACTTAGTGTTTCATCTGATGGATTGTCATCCTTAAACGCAATGAAACAGGTAAACCTGGTAACCTCTTATTAGGTGATAAATTATGTTTTGTAATGATTTTTAAATGGGTCTGTTTAGAAAGGATAATTCTAATACAAGTTGAAATGGGGTTGGGCTGGGTTAACTTGCCAGCATTTTATTGTTCCTTTGTCTTAGAACATTAGGAATAATAAGCATACgaaatttatttatattattaatattattaataattaataatgtattatattataagaataataaaaGAGGTTATAAGCGTTCTTGATGGACATTCTAGTGAACTGACCCATGTATAAACCCTATTAACCGTATCTAAATTAATGATTCAAATTGGCACCTCGAAATTTCTTATTGATGTATCTTTTATTGCCTCTAATGCTATTCGTGATCAGGAGAGCAGCAATAGAGCAGACCATGTTACCGGGATGATAGAGAAGCTGAATCCAAATGTCGTTTTAGTTGAGAAAACTGTTTCTCGTGATATTCAAGAGTCTATCCTTGCAAAAGGAATGACTTTAGTTTTGGAAATGAAACAACATCGATTGGAGAGAATTGCTCGTTGTACCGGCTCACCGATCTTGTCCTCGGATAATTTAAGTGACCAAAAGCTGAGACAATGTGAATCGTTTTATTTTGAAAAGATCGTAGAAGAACATGCCGAGTTTTCCGAAAGTGGAAAGAAGCCAAAGAAGACTTTAATGTTTCTCGAAGGAGTTCCGACACGAATGGGCTTTACGGTTAGtttcaattttaatttttattttgctTACCAGAATTTGTTCATTAGTAATCATGAATTTTATCCGTAATCTGTAATCCGTACAGATTTTGCTGAAGGGATCTCATAGTGATGAACTTAAAAGAATTAAATGTGTGGTCCAGTTTTCGGTTATTATGGCATATCATATGATCCTCGAGAATTCGTTCATTCTAAATCAACGTGCAATGTTTTCTACAACTGCGCCCAATGGGATGGCTATATTTCCTAACAACGGTGACGGGATCATTCCGTCGATTACTGGTCAACCTATGTATGATAAGCTTGATGATACAAACGTTCCAATATCTAATGAGACCAGTCCTGAAGATGATTCGATCACTACCGTTGATATTCCCATTTCCAATGGTTCTGATGAAAATGGATCTGGATCTGACAATCTTGGTCTAGAAGGGTCTACTTTATCATCTTATGAGCCGTACGACCCGATTGTTCTCTCGGGGCTATCTTCGCTCTCAGCCTCTTTGCATGAAGTTTCCGGGCTTCCACTTTTTAATACTAATCAGCAGACTATGTCAACATACCTTAGCTACAATGGCTTGAACTACTTTGATCAAGATTTGAACTCTTTAGAAGGTGTTGATACTGAAGTCAAAGATGATTTTCATGAAGCAGAGACTTTCAAAGGTGACCAAATGCAGTCGTCATCAACATATATAAAGTCTCCTTTAGAAATGAAGGATTCGGAAGACCATATGCAACGTAAAGATGACATTAGTGCAGTGTTGGATTCTGAAAGTATATTGGTTTTAATGTCTAGACGGAATGTAACAAGAGGGATAACTTGTAAACAAAGTTCTTTCTCCTGTATCAAGTTCTACCGCAATTTTGATGTTCCACTTGGAAAGTTTTTGCGGGATAACTTACTCAATCAGGTTTTCTTTAAACTCTACTTATATTTTATTTTTCTCATCAGCTTCATGGGTCTGTAATAGACAAATTTTCCTGCTTACTTTTTGAGTTGAGTTGGGTCAGGTGGCAAAATTGGTGGTTTGTTTGTGTGGGTTAAATCCGATTGGTTCGAGTTGGGCCTACCCACCAACATTGTTTTGCCTTCTTTTGTATTCCTCCTAATTTTGCAACAAGTTGGGATTTTTATTACTTACTAGTGTGCAAATACTTGTCCAATTCATTCAGTTAGTTGGActgttacatattttgattttttcTATACAATTTACATCTCTGACCCATTGTGAAATATATACAACCTCAActgaaccattttcatacaaatggaTTTTACTGATGCAGAAGCTTTCATGTGGAACATGCAATGAACTGCCAGAAGCTCATCTTCATTACTATGCACATCACAACAAGCAACTGACAATTCAAGTCAAACGTCTCCCTTCAGATAAGCACTTGTCTGGTCAAAATGAAGGAAAGCTTTGGATGTGGAGTTGTTGTGGCCAATGTAAAGTCTCTAATGGAAGTTTGAAGTCCACCAAAAGGGTATTGGTTTCAGTTGCTGCTCGTGGTTTATCGTTTGGGAAGTTTCTAGAACTTGGATTCTCAAATCACTCTTCATGGGATGAAGTACCATCTAGCTGTGGACATTCCTTTTATAAGGACTACTTACACTTTTTTGGGTATGGCAATTTGCAATAATTTGAATGGTCAATACATAAAACACTTGTCAATATTTACAGCATGATTGATAGAGGTGGTTATCTTTATGACCCATTTATGAATGGGTCAATTCAAGTTATGTTCTATAACCGGGCCGATTTAGGATATGAAGTTTGGTTCCGTTTCAACTATTACTATTTTTGCAATTGAAAGTTAAGTTGGCATTTGTGTGGGTGTGATAGTGGGTCAACATGGGTAACTTTAAGTGTGGTTTGAAATAGGCTGTGGTAGGTTAACCTAAAACACTATTCAAATTTGTAAAAGTTTTACTGTAAGTAAATGGAGTTTCAGGTATGGATACACATGATTATGTTATTTCATATATAATCTGGTTTTTTTTATACGAAAAGAGGTACATTGTGGGCTACTTTTTATCTGGATACCTGTTTGACCCATTTCATTTGATGCTTGTTTATTAAGTTTTTTATCCGATTTACCCATTCGTTTTTAAATGTGTTGACATTGCCACTTTTTTATTGAAAGTAACCAGTTGACTAGTCTATGAAACTCATTTGATTGATATCATAATTTTGTGAAACTTGCAGATTAGGATCCATGGTTGCAATGTTTAGATACTCTACAGTTGCTACTTACTCTGTATCTCTGCCGCTTTGGAAGGTTGAGTTCCATGATTCAGTGCAAGGAGATTTTCTAAAAAATGAAGTTGAGGATGTATGTATGTTTATGACTAGTTTGTTGGCTTATTGTTACCTTATGTACTCGATCATAACAATATGTACTTTTTATGTGGTCTTAAGGTGCTC from Rutidosis leptorrhynchoides isolate AG116_Rl617_1_P2 chromosome 9, CSIRO_AGI_Rlap_v1, whole genome shotgun sequence harbors:
- the LOC139867370 gene encoding putative 1-phosphatidylinositol-3-phosphate 5-kinase FAB1D, translated to MSYNSLISPPESLISPAVSLAKSDSSISYYNEYLVDDPSNERSRKEELDNKSLDLQLKNQRYLGNGGIDSHIWFPPEPEDHEDDIEGSVATYDDDEDEEYVDGVKWGKPSNLSSLEQEGSASFRLKEETKKVMDDVMNGKFKTLVEHLLQSMGISCSENDDDDDNWVDTVTALSWEAASHLKPDAFEGKAMDPDGYVKVKCISTGARSQSEVFKGLVFKKHAAHKRMPTKFKKPKLLLIKGALSVSSDGLSSLNAMKQESSNRADHVTGMIEKLNPNVVLVEKTVSRDIQESILAKGMTLVLEMKQHRLERIARCTGSPILSSDNLSDQKLRQCESFYFEKIVEEHAEFSESGKKPKKTLMFLEGVPTRMGFTILLKGSHSDELKRIKCVVQFSVIMAYHMILENSFILNQRAMFSTTAPNGMAIFPNNGDGIIPSITGQPMYDKLDDTNVPISNETSPEDDSITTVDIPISNGSDENGSGSDNLGLEGSTLSSYEPYDPIVLSGLSSLSASLHEVSGLPLFNTNQQTMSTYLSYNGLNYFDQDLNSLEGVDTEVKDDFHEAETFKGDQMQSSSTYIKSPLEMKDSEDHMQRKDDISAVLDSESILVLMSRRNVTRGITCKQSSFSCIKFYRNFDVPLGKFLRDNLLNQKLSCGTCNELPEAHLHYYAHHNKQLTIQVKRLPSDKHLSGQNEGKLWMWSCCGQCKVSNGSLKSTKRVLVSVAARGLSFGKFLELGFSNHSSWDEVPSSCGHSFYKDYLHFFGLGSMVAMFRYSTVATYSVSLPLWKVEFHDSVQGDFLKNEVEDVLQEGQKIFSEVENSLKNIEKEYVGSLLNLQGSSKSFSDIKEMLKLEQDQFQGDMKKLTANTSDVSVDKLLYKPLYLNYMHWELLLYSYIWVERLFSLLSSELKVCNPQINIEDTDSTVHVQSVESASDNVPVLIADSTEEMNSLRSETIAVEGDEGLSMDSSNQVEANQENGVHGDLTLSSQKGENGEIFSFVLSTKLADPKGWMWTSFSQIENMHLNDIQRGLFSNYEPTNSYKEGSTIYKIITEEGSKLHFPVGSGNHIVSDYEDELSSLIACALAKMSSENLNDETKSYDDPQRLSSLSSPNLSSFASMESNASSFSFSADDSRFSSFNGLEAFDSDTSSGQPHRLIHLERSDKKPKYTVGCLFAKEFLELRGQCGLSELDYISSISRCKNWNAKGGKSKSFFAKTIDDRFIIKEIKNTEFYSFILFGSNYFGYMNECFNQGNQTCLAKILGIYQVMKRKSGEKHDLMVMENVMYGRKITRQYDLKGALYARYNAAVDSAGDVLLDQNFVNDMNVSPLYVSIKAKRNLQRAVWNDTAFLKSIGVMDYSLLVGVDSEKKELVCGIIDYVRQYTWDKQLENWVKSFVIPKNQMPTIISPKEYKKRFRKFIDTNFLTVPNDWCSQRSSNRCSLCGSSSDPKSHKLEHGHEN